The following are from one region of the Quercus robur chromosome 1, dhQueRobu3.1, whole genome shotgun sequence genome:
- the LOC126708907 gene encoding ferritin, chloroplastic-like: MTRKEKENERHNSDSLVKVVNKEEKDNSSKKSNSLKEEIDERLKSIERSMTYTQDNGLVEAIKKISEYVAQLRRVGKGHGVWHFDQMLPHDAQAA, encoded by the exons ATGacaaggaaagagaaagaaaatgaaagacaTAATAGTGATAGTTTGGTCAAAGTAGTCAACAAAGAGGAGAAAGATAATAGTTCCAAGAAGAGTAATAgtttaaaagaagaaattgatgaaAGACTAAAATCTATTGAAAGATCCATGACATATACCCAAGATAATGGTTTA GTGGAAGCTATTAAGAAAATCTCAGAATATGTAGCACAGCTGAGAAGGGTGGGCAAAGGACATG GTGTTTGGCACTTCGATCAAATGCTTCCCCATGATGCACAAGCCGCATGA
- the LOC126708975 gene encoding ferritin-3, chloroplastic-like: protein MILYSSSSSSSISHKASHNFLVSSSIASAFNALKNSKRFIFCVSKRNVGNGVVVLASKEAHNRPTLEIVFDPFEEVKKELLLAPTVPYASLPRQKYTNQSEAAINEQINVEYNVSYVYNAMYAHHWHPMMKDIA from the exons ATGATTCtatactcttcttcttcttcttcttcaatctcACACAAAGCTAGCCATAACTTCTTGGTCTCATCATCCATTGCCTCAGCTTTCAATGCTTTGAAGAACTCCAAACGGTTTATCTTTTGtgtttcaaagagaaatgtgGGTAATGGGGTTGTGGTTTTAGCTTCAAAGGAAGCTCATAACAGACCCACATTGGAAATTGTGTTTGACCCTTTCGAAGAGGTGAAGAAGGAGCTCCTCTTGGCCCCTACTGTCCCTTACGCATCGCTCCCTCGCCAAAAGTACACGAACCAGTCTGAAGCAGCCATCAATGAGCAGATCAA CGTGGAATACAATGTCTCCTATGTGTACAATGCAATGTATGCCCACCACTGGCATCCTATGATGAAGGATATAGCATAA
- the LOC126689406 gene encoding glucan endo-1,3-beta-glucosidase 9: MSLNLCPIILFFFFFILTISRVRAIGINWGNTASHPLPPPKVVELLKSNNITKVKLFDADPLVVPALSGSNIGVTVGIPNSMLRSFNSSKKAAESWVHDNVTRYFSNGGSGVRIEYVAVGDEPFLQRYGEQFHPFVIGAATNIQAALIKANLEGKVRVVVPCSFDAFLSESNLPSKGHFRSDLNKTMIQLLTFLSKHGSPFFVTISPFVTIHQNKNVSLAFSLFKETAHPHNDSHKTYKNSFDLSYDTLVNALSIVGFPKIDIVVAQIGWPTDGATNATPSIAETFMKGLINHLHRKLGTPLRPQDPPIETYIFSLLDEDQRSITTGNFERHWGVFTFDGQAKYQVDFGQGSKNLVNAQNVEYLPSKWCVVNNNRDLSNASARASEACSVADCTALSPGGSCFNISWPGNISYAFNSYYQQHDQRTDNCDFGGLGLITTVDPSVGNCRFSVELHTSQSDSLHRACYLQWTTLLTTILVCLLRFTL, encoded by the exons ATGTCTCTGAATCTTTGCCCAATcatactcttcttcttcttcttcatcctcaCCATCTCTAGGGTTCGAGCCATAGGCATCAACTGGGGCAACACCGCCTCGCACCCTCTCCCACCGCCCAAGGTGGTGGAGCTCTTGAAGTCCAACAACATCACCAAAGTCAAGCTCTTTGATGCTGACCCACTTGTTGTTCCAGCGCTTTCTGGGTCCAATATTGGTGTCACTGTGGGCATTCCAAATTCTATGCTCAGAAGCTTTAACTCTTCCAAGAAGGCTGCAGAGAGTTGGGTACACGATAATGTCACTCGCTACTTCTCTAATGGAGGCAGTGGAGTTCGAATTGA GTATGTTGCTGTTGGAGATGAGCCATTTCTCCAACGTTATGGTGAACAGTTCCATCCCTTTGTCATTGGAGCAGCCACAAACATCCAGGCAGCTTTGATCAAAGCAAACTTGGAAGGCAAGGTGAGGGTTGTGGTCCCTTGCAGTTTTGATGCCTTCCTGTCAGAATCCAACCTGCCCTCAAAGGGACACTTCAGGTCTGACCTCAACAAAACCATGATCCAGCTCCTCACATTTCTCAGTAAACATGGCTCACCATTCTTTGTGACCATCTCTCCATTTGTAACTATCCACCAAAACAAGAACGTTTCCCTTGCCTTTTCTCTGTTCAAAGAAACTGCTCACCCTCATAATGACAGCCACAAGACATACAAAAATAGCTTTGACTTAAGCTATGATACTCTTGTTAATGCATTATCGATTGTAGGATTTCCCAAAATAGATATTGTTGTGGCACAGATTGGTTGGCCTACAGATGGAGCAACAAACGCAACCCCATCCATTGCAGAGACATTCATGAAAGGCCTGATAAATCATCTTCATAGAAAATTGGGTACCCCACTTAGACCTCAGGATCCACCGATTGAAACATACATATTTAGCCTGTTAGATGAGGACCAAAGAAGCATAACCACTGGAAATTTTGAGAGACACTGGGGAGTGTTTACTTTTGATGGCCAAGCCAAGTATCAGGTTGATTTTGGTCAGGGTTCAAAAAACCTAGTGAATGCACAAAATGTGGAGTATCTTCCATCCAAGTGGTGTGTTGTGAACAATAACAGAGACTTGTCTAATGCAAGTGCAAGAGCTTCAGAGGCATGTTCTGTTGCTGATTGCACTGCACTCTCTCCTGGTGGGTCTTGTTTCAATATCAGCTGGCCTGGGAATATATCATATGCGTTTAATAGCTACTATCAGCAGCATGATCAAAGGACAGACAACTGTGACTTTGGAGGTTTGGGTTTAATCACAACTGTTGATCCATCAGTGGGAAATTGCAGATTTTCAGTAGAACTTCACACTTCTCAATCAGATTCACTTCATCGGGCCTGTTATTTACAGTGGACAACCTTGCTAACAACCATTTTAGTATGTTTGCTCAGGTTTACATTGTAG